The proteins below come from a single Chryseobacterium bernardetii genomic window:
- a CDS encoding alpha-ketoglutarate-dependent dioxygenase AlkB family protein, which yields MSQLSLFDAEEFYEFPKDLLEYREHFLSKEEADQLKDKLLNTAPWEQRTQKMYDKMVLTPRLTAWYGDSKDYGPEEEKRPANPWSPELFSLKERIEQEFGYQFNGVLLNLYRDHNDSVAWHRDKESRYGKWPVIASISLGQTRNFDFRKRDHHASKYSLPLSHGSLLIMKGDLQENWEHRIAKSMLPMKERINLTFRLILDS from the coding sequence ATGAGCCAGTTGAGTTTATTTGATGCAGAAGAGTTCTATGAGTTTCCAAAAGATCTTTTGGAATACAGGGAACATTTTCTGAGTAAGGAAGAAGCTGATCAGTTAAAAGATAAACTGCTCAATACCGCTCCATGGGAGCAGCGTACACAAAAAATGTATGATAAAATGGTATTGACTCCAAGATTAACAGCTTGGTATGGAGATTCAAAAGATTATGGACCTGAAGAAGAGAAAAGGCCGGCAAATCCATGGTCTCCCGAACTGTTTTCACTGAAAGAAAGGATAGAGCAGGAGTTTGGCTATCAGTTTAATGGGGTTTTACTAAATCTCTACAGAGACCATAATGATTCGGTGGCCTGGCATAGGGATAAAGAAAGCCGTTACGGTAAGTGGCCGGTGATTGCTTCTATCAGCCTTGGGCAAACCAGAAACTTTGATTTCAGAAAAAGAGACCACCATGCCAGTAAATATAGTTTACCGCTTTCGCATGGTTCATTGCTTATTATGAAAGGTGATTTGCAGGAAAACTGGGAGCATAGAATTGCTAAATCAATGCTACCCATGAAAGAGCGCATTAATCTGACGTTCAGGTTAATTCTTGATTCTTAG
- a CDS encoding winged helix-turn-helix transcriptional regulator — protein sequence MPQFFHDKRLYYTPIEFALSHIGGTWKMPILWRLQEKPLRFSELKKDIPHITDKMLTSQLRELENKEMIHREVYPVVPPKVEYSLTEKGKKAIPVIETIMKYGYDLIQDAGITFPPKE from the coding sequence ATGCCTCAGTTCTTTCATGATAAAAGATTGTATTATACCCCAATTGAATTTGCTTTAAGCCATATTGGCGGAACATGGAAGATGCCTATATTGTGGAGATTGCAGGAAAAACCGCTTCGTTTCAGCGAGCTGAAGAAAGATATTCCGCATATTACAGATAAAATGCTGACCAGCCAGCTAAGAGAGCTGGAAAATAAGGAAATGATCCATCGTGAAGTATATCCTGTTGTTCCGCCAAAAGTAGAATACAGCCTTACTGAGAAAGGTAAAAAAGCAATTCCGGTTATTGAAACCATTATGAAGTATGGCTATGATCTGATTCAGGATGCAGGTATTACTTTTCCGCCTAAGGAATAA
- a CDS encoding DUF6624 domain-containing protein, producing MIHPFEKELIHLAEYDLAVRERLAGEGKLADGYHPEMESVHKANAQRLREIISEIGFPTISKVGQKASDAAWLIIQHSIGEPEFMKKCYAMMEENYHDINLKNKAYLYDRIQVFQGRPQKYGTQLTAGGLLFPVEDKENLNGEREKVNLPPLSEKEIHQIPNPEEIPEIDNRDRGYILWRKKVGWV from the coding sequence ATGATACACCCTTTTGAAAAGGAATTAATACATCTTGCAGAATACGATCTTGCAGTAAGGGAAAGACTTGCTGGAGAAGGAAAACTAGCGGATGGATATCATCCGGAAATGGAAAGTGTGCATAAGGCTAATGCGCAAAGGCTTCGGGAAATTATAAGTGAAATAGGATTTCCAACCATCTCAAAGGTTGGTCAAAAAGCTAGTGATGCCGCTTGGCTGATTATTCAGCATTCCATTGGAGAGCCTGAATTTATGAAGAAATGCTATGCAATGATGGAAGAGAATTATCATGATATTAATCTGAAAAATAAAGCCTATCTCTATGACCGGATCCAGGTTTTTCAGGGCAGACCTCAAAAATATGGCACTCAGCTTACTGCCGGTGGACTCCTGTTTCCGGTGGAAGATAAAGAAAATCTGAACGGAGAACGGGAGAAAGTTAATTTGCCGCCATTGTCGGAAAAAGAAATTCATCAGATTCCTAATCCGGAAGAGATTCCTGAAATTGATAATAGAGACAGGGGCTATATTCTGTGGAGAAAAAAAGTCGGATGGGTTTAA
- a CDS encoding DinB family protein, translating to MEITSVASFIDYYEKIRARTNKIIGAVPPEHIDFAYKPGKFTIGDQIRHIAAIERYMYGETISGRESAYPGCGKELADGYENTVTFFNEMHKQTLEIIHGLSDQDLNRKCLTPGNNPISIWKWLRAMVEHEIHHRAELYIYLNLLDVRTPQIFGFSAEEVQDLSVKL from the coding sequence ATGGAAATTACATCTGTAGCATCATTCATAGATTATTATGAAAAAATAAGGGCAAGAACCAATAAAATCATCGGAGCTGTTCCTCCTGAACACATTGATTTTGCTTATAAACCTGGAAAATTCACAATAGGAGATCAGATAAGACATATTGCAGCTATAGAAAGATATATGTACGGAGAGACCATTTCAGGAAGAGAAAGTGCTTATCCGGGATGTGGAAAAGAACTGGCGGACGGATATGAGAATACCGTCACCTTTTTCAATGAAATGCATAAACAAACGCTGGAAATTATTCATGGACTTTCAGATCAGGACCTTAACCGTAAATGCCTTACCCCCGGAAATAATCCAATCTCCATATGGAAATGGCTTAGAGCAATGGTAGAGCATGAAATCCATCACAGGGCCGAACTTTATATTTATCTCAATCTTTTGGATGTCAGAACCCCGCAGATCTTTGGTTTTTCAGCAGAAGAAGTTCAGGACTTGAGCGTGAAGCTGTAG
- a CDS encoding nuclear transport factor 2 family protein, with product MSNTNQNVAEQFIQYLNEEDFDNAENCLDPEFKFIGVLGTREKASVYMKDMRQMKFKYQIIKTFTAGEDVSFWYMIDMGNKTIEASGWYQIVNGKIISLKVLFDPRPLLKE from the coding sequence ATGAGTAACACAAACCAAAATGTAGCGGAACAGTTTATCCAGTACTTAAATGAGGAAGATTTCGATAATGCAGAAAACTGTCTTGATCCTGAGTTTAAATTCATAGGTGTACTGGGAACAAGAGAAAAAGCTTCAGTGTATATGAAAGACATGAGGCAGATGAAATTTAAATATCAGATTATTAAAACCTTTACTGCGGGGGAAGATGTTTCTTTCTGGTATATGATTGATATGGGAAACAAAACCATAGAGGCTTCAGGATGGTATCAGATAGTTAACGGTAAAATTATTTCTTTAAAAGTGTTGTTTGATCCACGCCCACTGTTGAAAGAATAA
- a CDS encoding ABC transporter ATP-binding protein: protein MLEIKNINVEFKNQKVLNDLSLSIEEGCILGILGKNGAGKTTLFETLYQSLSFSGNINWKNERLQRKQISYLETENYFYPYITGEEYLSYFSSKKEDEIEEMIEKFKLPLKKYVQYYSSGMKKKLALIGMLMLNKPVNILDEPFNGVDFEGVHLLYDIIRRLKSENKVVMISSHIIETLFHTCDKIALLQNGSIQTIYDKEDFSQLNTLRF, encoded by the coding sequence ATGTTGGAAATTAAAAATATAAATGTAGAATTTAAGAATCAGAAAGTTTTAAATGATCTGAGCTTATCTATTGAAGAAGGGTGTATTTTGGGAATTCTCGGAAAAAACGGAGCAGGCAAGACCACCTTATTTGAGACTTTATATCAAAGTCTGTCATTTTCCGGAAATATTAACTGGAAAAATGAGCGTTTGCAACGGAAGCAGATCTCTTACCTGGAAACGGAAAACTATTTTTACCCTTATATTACCGGAGAAGAATATCTGTCTTATTTCTCCTCAAAAAAAGAAGATGAGATTGAAGAAATGATTGAAAAATTCAAACTTCCACTGAAAAAATATGTGCAGTATTATTCCAGTGGAATGAAGAAAAAGCTGGCGCTGATTGGAATGCTGATGCTGAATAAGCCCGTTAATATTCTGGATGAACCTTTCAACGGAGTAGATTTTGAAGGTGTACATCTCCTTTATGATATTATCAGACGGTTAAAATCAGAGAACAAAGTGGTTATGATCAGTTCTCATATTATTGAAACTCTTTTTCATACCTGCGATAAAATTGCATTGCTGCAAAACGGAAGTATTCAGACTATATATGATAAGGAGGATTTCAGCCAGCTGAATACACTCAGGTTTTAA
- a CDS encoding alpha/beta hydrolase-fold protein produces MMINNGKSLAYKLILTIVLVVSSIHLSYSQEPLPFRNQISKVFHSKVLNEDRQFWIYLPEGYDKGNKLYPVIYLLDPDQNFAYVTEMERFLSDRYRMPKSIVVGIVNTDRVRDFTPVHSMTFHGKFDNSLRNTGGAKKFLSFLQQEAVPFIESNFRTAPYRTLEGHSLGGLFSLYCKNEAPEMFQSYIIISPAIYGGNMAILQQFSEALQKNISRIGYLHLSIGDEPDGFGPVRTLNENLKKYADNKLIWNFKQYSNEDHFSVGYQSMYDGLKFIYSKWFLDPRDTSKVKSYMDIKTHFDTLSGLYGYQVIPDEDFLNESGYQRLNNNDFVHAIEIFTENVRNNPQSANAYDSLGEAYMKSGNKNSAIKNYEKSIKLDPHNQNAVHMLQELKK; encoded by the coding sequence ATGATGATAAATAATGGAAAAAGCTTAGCTTATAAACTCATTCTAACAATAGTGCTGGTGGTATCATCCATACATTTAAGTTACAGTCAGGAACCACTACCGTTCAGGAATCAGATTAGTAAAGTATTCCATTCAAAAGTTTTAAACGAGGACCGCCAGTTTTGGATTTATCTTCCAGAAGGTTACGATAAAGGAAATAAACTGTATCCGGTAATTTATCTTTTGGATCCTGACCAGAACTTTGCCTATGTTACCGAGATGGAAAGATTCCTTTCTGATCGGTATCGGATGCCAAAATCTATCGTCGTAGGCATAGTCAATACTGATAGGGTACGTGATTTTACTCCAGTCCATTCCATGACATTTCATGGAAAATTCGACAATAGTTTACGTAATACTGGCGGAGCCAAAAAGTTCTTAAGTTTTTTGCAACAAGAGGCTGTTCCTTTCATCGAATCTAATTTCAGGACAGCACCATATCGTACACTGGAAGGACATTCCCTTGGCGGATTATTTTCACTGTATTGTAAGAATGAAGCACCTGAAATGTTCCAGTCATACATTATCATCAGCCCGGCCATTTATGGCGGAAACATGGCAATTTTACAACAATTTTCAGAAGCACTTCAAAAGAATATTAGCCGTATCGGCTATCTTCATCTTTCCATTGGAGATGAACCTGATGGCTTTGGACCTGTTAGAACATTGAATGAGAATCTGAAAAAATATGCGGACAATAAGTTGATATGGAATTTTAAACAGTATTCCAATGAAGACCATTTTTCCGTAGGGTACCAGAGCATGTATGATGGATTAAAATTTATATATTCAAAATGGTTTCTGGATCCTCGGGATACTTCAAAGGTAAAATCATATATGGATATCAAAACGCATTTTGATACTCTTTCGGGGCTCTATGGATATCAGGTTATTCCAGATGAAGATTTTCTTAATGAGAGTGGATATCAGAGGCTAAATAATAATGATTTTGTTCACGCTATTGAAATTTTTACAGAAAATGTAAGAAATAACCCTCAGTCGGCCAATGCTTACGACAGTCTTGGGGAGGCATATATGAAAAGCGGTAATAAGAATAGCGCGATTAAAAATTACGAAAAATCAATCAAACTGGATCCGCACAATCAGAATGCCGTACACATGCTGCAGGAGCTTAAAAAATAA
- a CDS encoding S41 family peptidase: MAKSFIIPLLLVVNFVYAQKNIELKPGDTLKYSPETHKPGWITVQSNNANVAVALFMEGKKIKEQDDSKGIKSIERLFYTPEKGKKYELRVWAKSYVEKARPSKISITESKTVTVLDGQFTSAQFVEDLRTFRSIREKANSGLYVYRSRKQIDSLYQKAEEAAANSKNIFDFYKVIAKVTGFEGSCHNYTDLPNHASYYLTQRPEYLPVTLKNMDGRLLQNSKDNKIPLAAEIISINGITAKEIINRFSQYYFSDGYSMPYREITGFERGILDKFYIEFGTHKHYTIRYQWQGQVHEVTLPGISLEDFKKLQESRHSLILDKKLMAEKYSFTKEGDDIYRLSVRGFDFATGNEDPAYKKFSIFLEQMMDTLEREKIGNLIIDLRGNTGGTGALYEKVFTYLTPKPFRDSHYAYTWFNEVPMEEKLVITPLFLSNGVKDKQGINAYLKQLYPKQIQGKYYWADDKNPSILPNERTFKGQLYLLVDQRVASAASYLASLIKSYTNAIVIGNETVGGYYEHNGHLPLVYELPNTGIQTGFSIVHVIQDAQNLPDQKKGQGIIPHYTIQPTHQEFLEQSDVYLKKVLELRKQ; the protein is encoded by the coding sequence ATGGCAAAATCCTTTATTATCCCTTTATTACTGGTGGTAAATTTCGTATATGCACAGAAAAATATTGAATTAAAGCCTGGAGATACTTTAAAGTACTCACCGGAAACTCATAAACCGGGATGGATCACCGTTCAGTCAAATAATGCGAATGTTGCGGTAGCCTTGTTTATGGAAGGTAAAAAAATAAAGGAACAGGATGATTCTAAGGGGATAAAAAGTATAGAACGACTGTTTTATACTCCTGAAAAAGGGAAAAAATATGAACTAAGGGTCTGGGCAAAGTCGTATGTTGAAAAAGCCAGACCATCAAAAATCTCTATTACGGAGTCCAAAACGGTTACTGTTTTGGATGGTCAGTTCACTTCTGCTCAGTTTGTTGAAGATTTGCGTACTTTCCGCTCCATAAGAGAAAAGGCAAATTCAGGATTGTATGTTTACAGAAGCAGGAAGCAGATAGACAGCTTATACCAGAAAGCAGAGGAAGCAGCTGCCAACAGTAAAAATATTTTCGATTTCTATAAAGTGATAGCCAAGGTTACAGGGTTTGAAGGAAGCTGCCATAATTATACCGACCTTCCCAATCATGCCTCCTATTATCTTACCCAAAGGCCTGAATATCTTCCTGTCACACTGAAAAATATGGATGGCCGTTTGCTGCAGAATTCAAAAGATAATAAAATTCCCCTTGCTGCTGAAATTATTTCCATTAATGGCATCACTGCAAAAGAAATAATTAACCGCTTTTCCCAATACTATTTCTCTGATGGTTATTCTATGCCTTACAGGGAGATAACAGGATTTGAAAGAGGAATACTGGATAAGTTTTACATAGAATTCGGGACTCATAAACATTACACCATCCGCTATCAGTGGCAAGGGCAGGTTCATGAAGTTACTCTGCCCGGAATATCATTAGAAGATTTTAAAAAACTTCAGGAATCAAGACATTCTCTTATCCTTGATAAAAAATTGATGGCAGAAAAATATAGCTTTACCAAAGAGGGAGATGATATATACCGCCTGTCAGTAAGAGGTTTTGATTTTGCAACAGGTAATGAAGATCCGGCCTATAAGAAATTCAGTATCTTTCTTGAGCAGATGATGGATACTCTGGAACGTGAGAAAATAGGAAACCTTATCATTGATCTTAGAGGGAATACCGGCGGAACCGGAGCTCTCTATGAAAAAGTTTTTACTTATCTCACTCCCAAACCTTTCCGTGACAGTCATTACGCTTACACATGGTTCAATGAGGTTCCTATGGAAGAAAAACTGGTGATTACCCCTCTTTTTCTTTCCAATGGAGTAAAAGATAAACAGGGTATCAATGCTTACCTGAAACAGCTTTATCCTAAACAGATCCAAGGAAAATATTACTGGGCAGATGATAAGAATCCTTCCATTTTACCTAATGAAAGAACCTTTAAAGGGCAGCTTTATCTTTTGGTAGACCAACGTGTAGCGTCCGCGGCCTCTTATCTTGCATCTTTAATAAAGTCTTATACCAATGCCATAGTGATAGGAAATGAAACAGTTGGCGGATATTACGAACATAACGGTCACCTTCCATTAGTGTATGAACTTCCTAATACAGGAATTCAGACAGGTTTTTCTATTGTTCACGTCATTCAGGATGCCCAAAACCTTCCGGACCAGAAAAAAGGGCAGGGGATTATTCCGCACTATACAATACAACCAACACATCAGGAATTTTTGGAGCAGTCTGATGTTTATTTAAAAAAAGTACTGGAACTCCGGAAACAATAA
- the putP gene encoding sodium/proline symporter PutP codes for MQVYEGISVGLYLLLMIGIGIYSYRKSTNNSEEFLIGGRKMGAAVTALSAGAADMSGWLLMGVPGAMYLSGISSSWIAIGLTLGAFLNYIIVAPRLRIYTEVAQNAITLPVFFENRFKNKNHLLKITSSIFILVFFTLYTSAGMVSGGKLFESAFGMDYTAGLLLTSLVVVLYTFLGGFLAVSFTDFVQGTIMVLALVIVPIVAVTQIGGVGETLSLIKAKDPKYLDMFRGTTTISIVSLLAWGLGYCGQPHILVRFMAIDKPKDLVKARKIGITWMIFTVAGALAIGLVGIAYLQKFDIETMMRFDGSKTEAETIFIYFSRILFHPFIAGFLLTAILAAVMSTISSQLLVTSSSLTEDIYKAFLNKKATPKQLLVASRLSVLLVAVIAGLLSLDPKDSILNLVGNAWAGFGSAFGPLILLSLLWKKTTWQGSFAGMMAGGITVLAWVYLQHPLKEWYEIIPGFILSLVTNIIVSLLTYKPDTVIENEFNEVKKIMQEP; via the coding sequence ATGCAAGTATATGAAGGGATTTCTGTGGGGTTGTATCTATTATTAATGATAGGTATAGGCATATATTCTTATAGAAAATCAACAAACAATTCGGAGGAATTTTTAATTGGAGGAAGAAAAATGGGAGCTGCTGTTACGGCACTGTCTGCTGGTGCTGCGGATATGAGCGGCTGGCTGCTGATGGGAGTTCCGGGAGCTATGTATCTTTCCGGTATTTCCAGTTCATGGATCGCAATAGGGTTAACACTTGGCGCATTTCTTAACTACATTATTGTGGCACCAAGGCTCAGGATTTATACCGAAGTTGCCCAAAATGCCATTACACTGCCCGTATTTTTTGAAAACAGATTTAAAAATAAAAACCATCTTCTGAAGATCACTTCTTCTATCTTTATTCTGGTATTTTTCACTCTTTACACCTCAGCAGGAATGGTATCCGGCGGAAAACTTTTCGAATCAGCTTTCGGAATGGATTATACCGCAGGGCTGCTGTTAACAAGCTTAGTAGTGGTCTTATACACGTTTTTAGGAGGGTTTCTGGCAGTAAGTTTTACGGATTTCGTTCAGGGAACCATTATGGTATTGGCTTTGGTTATTGTACCTATTGTTGCCGTTACTCAGATTGGAGGAGTAGGAGAAACTTTATCACTGATTAAAGCTAAAGATCCAAAATACCTGGATATGTTCCGGGGAACCACTACAATAAGTATTGTTTCTTTATTAGCCTGGGGATTAGGATACTGTGGACAGCCCCATATTTTAGTTCGCTTCATGGCCATTGATAAGCCAAAAGACCTGGTAAAAGCAAGAAAGATCGGGATTACATGGATGATCTTTACTGTTGCCGGAGCTTTAGCTATCGGGTTGGTAGGAATTGCTTACCTGCAGAAATTTGATATCGAAACCATGATGAGGTTTGACGGATCAAAAACTGAAGCAGAAACTATTTTCATTTACTTCTCCCGTATTTTATTCCATCCGTTTATTGCAGGCTTTCTGTTAACAGCCATTCTGGCAGCAGTAATGAGTACCATTTCTTCTCAGTTATTGGTAACTTCAAGCTCGTTAACGGAGGATATTTATAAAGCTTTCCTGAATAAAAAAGCAACTCCCAAGCAGCTCCTGGTGGCCAGCAGACTATCTGTTCTGTTGGTGGCGGTTATTGCCGGACTTTTATCGTTAGACCCTAAAGACAGCATCCTTAATCTGGTAGGGAATGCATGGGCTGGTTTTGGTTCTGCATTCGGACCATTGATTCTTTTATCTCTTTTATGGAAGAAAACAACTTGGCAGGGGAGTTTTGCAGGAATGATGGCAGGAGGAATTACTGTGCTGGCCTGGGTGTATCTTCAGCATCCATTGAAAGAATGGTATGAAATCATTCCGGGATTCATTCTTTCCTTAGTAACCAATATTATCGTTTCCTTATTAACTTACAAGCCTGATACAGTTATCGAAAATGAATTTAATGAAGTTAAAAAAATCATGCAGGAACCATAG
- a CDS encoding MFS transporter, whose product MKSKKNLYVLALGVFGITTTEFGVIGVLPEIAATFNISIEKAGWLLSAFALTVAVFGPFMLIALSSFKRKSLLISSLFIFTVTNILSAYIGNFYGLLVVRMLPAFFHPVYWSIALSVAGMTSDPSDKSKAVSIIFSGLTLATVLGVPLATLMSDLFSWQSSFLLTAFINMAALTGVLFLLPSIEKETEAPMVFDFKILWNKHLWSGLFIAFFTISAMYSTYGYMADLLKNVTQMNGKQISIMLFMFGMVGILGNKIAGKYMSRFPFQITFIFLISLAIIHLLIYYYGIYFIPMVCIIAFWGLVHSGGFLISNINVTSSVSGSPEFINSIFTSCGNFAVTAGTLSGGFWIAHYGIENIMGSSIITIALALMMILTKGKRVK is encoded by the coding sequence ATGAAATCGAAAAAAAACCTTTATGTACTTGCACTAGGGGTATTCGGAATTACCACAACAGAATTCGGAGTGATTGGAGTATTGCCGGAAATTGCCGCCACATTTAATATTTCCATTGAAAAAGCAGGTTGGCTGTTGAGTGCCTTTGCCTTAACTGTGGCTGTTTTTGGTCCGTTTATGCTAATTGCATTGTCATCATTCAAAAGAAAGAGCCTGCTGATTTCTTCTCTTTTTATTTTTACAGTAACCAATATTCTTTCTGCTTATATTGGAAATTTTTATGGATTATTGGTGGTGAGAATGCTTCCTGCATTTTTTCATCCCGTTTACTGGTCTATTGCTTTATCTGTTGCCGGCATGACGTCTGATCCTTCTGATAAGTCCAAGGCAGTGAGCATCATCTTTTCCGGGCTTACATTGGCTACTGTCCTGGGTGTTCCTTTAGCCACTTTAATGTCTGATCTGTTTTCCTGGCAGTCATCATTTTTATTAACCGCTTTTATCAATATGGCTGCATTAACTGGAGTCCTGTTTTTACTGCCTTCCATTGAAAAAGAAACTGAGGCTCCAATGGTATTTGATTTTAAAATACTCTGGAATAAACATCTCTGGAGTGGTTTGTTCATTGCATTTTTTACGATTTCGGCTATGTATTCCACTTATGGTTATATGGCAGATCTTTTGAAGAATGTAACGCAAATGAATGGAAAACAGATCAGCATTATGCTCTTTATGTTCGGTATGGTTGGAATTCTTGGAAATAAAATAGCAGGAAAGTATATGAGCAGGTTTCCGTTTCAGATTACTTTTATATTTCTTATTTCATTAGCAATCATCCATCTGTTGATCTATTATTATGGGATTTATTTTATTCCAATGGTCTGTATTATTGCATTTTGGGGACTCGTTCATTCGGGTGGATTTCTCATCAGCAATATAAATGTAACCTCTTCTGTTTCCGGTTCTCCGGAATTCATCAACAGTATTTTTACTTCCTGCGGAAATTTTGCAGTCACTGCCGGAACTTTATCCGGTGGGTTCTGGATTGCTCATTATGGTATTGAGAATATTATGGGATCCAGTATAATTACCATAGCATTGGCTCTGATGATGATACTCACCAAGGGTAAGCGTGTGAAATAA
- a CDS encoding tetratricopeptide repeat protein — MYSKRACLLADKSGTSKQKADAYYYMARNMIFMGQYRASYAFIKKGKNEEAVKNDSFLMALFTELTSIYYSRLYMIPQEMKENKAALKLVASDKNTESKLFVSRIYMWIADCYTENHQYDSAHFYINKSIQLVEEIPENQYLSFNRMFRRKAYSYFYKAQIYNREHKEKQALPFIEKSYTQAIKENHTYIYPILEAYGDYYFLSKQYQKAISYYKNAIENKKTYLYPCADMNLKISQCYKEIGDISNEKKYLRISAEQRRFDEKVTREDLVRTAEGLLNEEIEKTAATRNKNILIYTSILLLSILLLTSIIYRLREKKNKIIENKNDLLQKKTNDLVIKEKTISALQDKVNGSLSELTQMVKDNAPEFWNSFQTIYPDFTGKMLKIDPKFKTSELILSAYLYLGFTTKEISQYTFKSVKTIENNRYNFRKKINISSEEDLSIWIKEYIKNAETE; from the coding sequence ATGTATTCTAAAAGGGCCTGCCTGCTTGCAGATAAATCCGGAACTTCAAAACAAAAAGCAGATGCTTACTATTATATGGCCCGGAACATGATTTTTATGGGGCAGTACAGAGCAAGCTATGCTTTTATAAAAAAAGGAAAAAATGAAGAAGCGGTAAAAAACGATTCTTTTTTAATGGCTCTTTTCACCGAATTAACCAGTATTTATTATTCCAGGCTTTACATGATTCCACAGGAAATGAAGGAAAACAAAGCTGCATTAAAGCTGGTAGCTTCTGATAAAAATACAGAATCAAAGCTTTTTGTTTCAAGAATATATATGTGGATAGCCGACTGCTATACTGAGAACCATCAATATGACTCAGCCCATTTCTATATTAACAAATCTATACAGCTTGTTGAAGAAATACCTGAAAATCAATACCTTTCATTTAACCGTATGTTTAGAAGAAAGGCCTACAGTTACTTTTATAAAGCTCAGATATACAACAGGGAGCATAAAGAAAAACAAGCCCTTCCGTTCATAGAAAAATCTTATACCCAAGCCATTAAAGAAAATCACACATATATATATCCTATTTTAGAAGCATACGGAGACTATTATTTTTTATCAAAACAATACCAAAAGGCTATCAGCTATTATAAAAATGCTATTGAAAATAAAAAAACATATCTGTATCCCTGCGCAGATATGAACCTTAAGATTTCTCAGTGTTATAAAGAAATAGGAGATATTTCCAATGAAAAAAAATATTTAAGGATATCAGCGGAGCAAAGAAGATTTGATGAAAAAGTAACCAGAGAAGATCTTGTACGAACTGCAGAAGGCCTTTTAAACGAAGAAATAGAAAAAACCGCTGCCACCAGAAACAAAAATATCCTTATTTATACTTCCATCCTATTACTTTCCATATTGCTTTTAACATCTATTATTTACAGGTTAAGAGAGAAAAAAAACAAAATAATAGAAAATAAAAATGACTTGCTGCAAAAGAAAACAAATGATCTGGTAATTAAGGAAAAAACAATTTCTGCATTACAGGACAAAGTAAATGGCTCCCTTTCAGAACTGACCCAGATGGTAAAAGATAATGCACCTGAATTTTGGAACAGTTTTCAGACAATTTATCCTGATTTTACTGGAAAAATGCTAAAAATAGATCCTAAATTCAAAACCTCTGAACTGATACTTTCAGCTTATCTTTATCTTGGCTTTACAACAAAAGAAATTTCACAATACACCTTTAAATCTGTAAAAACCATAGAAAATAACAGATATAATTTCAGAAAAAAAATCAATATTTCCTCAGAAGAAGACCTTTCTATCTGGATTAAAGAATATATAAAAAATGCAGAAACAGAATAA